The genomic stretch AGGAAGCCATTCCCTACGTTCAGCAGCTGATTTTCGAAGGAGATTATCAGGCCGCCCAGGAGCTGGCCGACGAAAAAATCATGTCCCAGACCAATGACGGGATGCCGTATGAAACATTTGGCAATGTTTATATTTCCTTTCCCGGCCATCAAGATTACGAGGATTATTACCGTGACCTAAATCTGGAAGAGGCCATCAGCACGGTGAGCTATACCGTGGACGGCGTTCAGTACAGAAGAGAAGTCCTCAGTGCTTTTGAGGATGATGTCATCATGGTGAAATTGACGGCAGACCAACCTGGCAGTATTACCTGTAATGTCCAAATGACCAGTCCCCATGACAATGCCGTAGCGCGGGTAAGAGAGGATCAGCTGACACTGTCCGGTGTTTCCCAGACCCATGACCACCAACGGGGCGGCGTAAAATTCCAAGGAAGAATAAAAGCCACCAACCAAGGAGGTGAGCTGGTCATCAAAGATGGACTGATCAGCGTAGAGGGTGCCAATGAAGTGACCTTGTACATTTCCATTGCAACCAATTTCAAGAGTTATAAAGACCTTTCGGTGGAATACGAAAAGAAGGCAGGAGAAATTTTAGATGCTGCTTACCAAAAAGATTTTGCAAGCATCAAGAGCGCCCATGTGGACTATTATCAGCAGTTTTATGATCGTGTGGCCATCGACCTTGGCACCACAGAAGCAGCTGATCATCCTACAGACCAGCGGATCCAGCAGTTTTCAGAAGTAACTGATCCCCACCTGGCAGCTTTGTATTTTCAATTTGCACGGTATCTATTGATTTCATGCTCCCAGCCGGGAGGGCAGCCGTCCAATTTGCAGGGCATTTGGAATGACATGCTTTTCCCCCCTTGGGAGAGTAAATACACCGTCAATATTAATGCTGAAATGAACTATTGGCCGGCAGAGCTTACCAACCTGAGTGAGATGCATGAGCCGTTTCTGCAAATGGTGCGGGAAGTGAGCGAAACCGGTCAGGAAACGGCCAAAATGATGTATGGTGCGCGTGGATGGGTGCTTCATCACAATACGGATATCTGGCGCATCACAGGCCCCATCGATTATGCAGCCTCCGGGATGTGGCCAAGTGGCGGGGCATGGCTGAGCCAGCACCTTTGGGAGCGCTACCTGTACAGTGGGGATGAAGATTTTCTGAAAGAGGCTTACCCGATCATGAAGGGGGCCGCACAGTTTTTCTTGGATGTACTGATAGAGGAGCCTGAGCACGGCTGGTTGGTCGTGTCTCCCTCAAGTTCACCGGAAAACAGCCATGTGCATGGTGCGACCATTGCGGCAGGGGTAACCATGGATAACCAGCTGATGTTTGACCTGTTTTCCAACCTGATCCGTTCCAGTGAAATTCTGGGACAAGATGAAGCTTTTGCAGATACGTTGAAAGCCACCCGTTCGCGATTGGCGCCCATGCAAGTGGGACAATACGGGCAGCTGCAAGAGTGGATGCACGATTGGGATGACCCTGAGGATAAGCACCGCCATGTGTCGCACCTTTACGGCGTATTCCCAAGCAACCAAATTTCACCTTTCCGAACGCCGGAATTATTTGATGCAGCCAGGACTTCGCTGATGTTCAGGGGCGATCCATCCACTGGCTGGTCCATGGGATGGAAAGTGAACCTTTGGGCAAGGTTCCTCGATGGTGACCACGCTTATAAATTGTTGCAAAACCAGCTGAGCCTGGTAACCCCTTCCAGCCGTGGCGGAGGAACGTATGCCAATATGTTTGATGCGCATCCTCCTTTTCAGATCGATGGCAATTTTGGCTGTGCAGCGGGAATTGCCGAGATGTTGATGCAGAGCCAGGAAGGGGCGATCCACCTGTTGCCGGCCCTGCCCGGTGTTTGGGATGAAGGAAGCATCGAAGGTTTGCGCGCAAGAGGTGGATTCGAAATTGTCGAGCTGACCTGGAAGGACAATAAGGTGGACAAGCTGGTGATCAAATCCACCCTTGGTGGAAACCTACGGCTCCGATCTGCCAATAAGTTAAAAGCAAAAGGGCTAGCCGAAGCTTCTGGAGAGAATCCTAATCATTTCTTCGCGCTGCCTAAAGTCCAACAGCCGCTAGTTTCCGAGAAAGCAACATTGAATCCGGTGGACTTGCCGGACTATTATGAATATGACTTGGCAACTGAACCTGGTGAAGTATATACAGTTTCTGGCAGGTAAGCTATTGTATTAGGGTTGTTTGTGAATTGGAAGATTAAAAGATTGGAAAATTGTGACATTCTAGTAAAAAGGAAGCAGTGCTGGCAGCTCATTCGTCCAGAGATTTTTCTTGGAAAGATACCAGCACATTTGCGGTTATTCCCCCTTTTAGGAGACTAGGGGGTGAAAAGACAGGTAGAGAGATTGAAGAAATAAAAGGTTGTAATATTTCCCAATAATGGTGGCTCTTACATAGTGCTTCTTAGGGCATGAACGGGTGTGGGTATTGAACACAGGTATACACAGATGTTAATTTTGGGATCTTAAATCTGTGTTCCTCTACGGTTATCACTTTCCGTTGTGATAGAGGGTGCAATGGCAGGTTTGTGGATTAGGGAATTGTCCCGTAGGTACATTACAAATTGAGTCAATGAACAAAAATGACATGAAAAAGAACATTATAAATTATAAGTTGATCCTTGGCGCAGCCATTGTCCTGTTTTCCTGTGGAGGTAAAAAAGAGAATAGCCAAGAGCAGGCTGAAGCAGCTCCTGCAATGGAAGAGAAATGGTCGGTACGATTGGCCAATTCCGATATCATTCGCTTTGAAGACTGGATTGTGGAAGATCCCTATTGGGGTTACCATGAAGGCTTGGTGTGCAAGTCCATGCTGGACATGTGGCACTACACAGGAGATGATAAGTATTTCAATTTTGTAAAAGGTTTTGGCAATAATATCATTGAAGGTGATGGCACCATCAAGACCTACAAAATGGAGATTTATAACATCGATAACATCAATTCCGGTAAAGTACTGATTCCCCTGTACGAGAAGACGGGAGAAGAAAGGTTCCGTATTGCCTTGGATACCTTAATCAAGCAGCTTGAGGAGCATCCACGGGTTTCGGATGGTGGATTCTGGCATAAGAAGAAATATCCCCATCAAGTTTGGTTGGATGGTCTGTATATGGCAGGGCCATTTTTGGCAGCGTATGGGGCTGCTTTTGATCAGCCAGCATATATGGATGATGCCACGGCGCAATTAATTGCCGCTTATGAGGTGCTTTTTAATCCTGAAAAGCACCTATTGTACCATGGCTGGGACGAGAGCAGGGAGCAAGACTGGGCCGATAAGGAAACCGGCCTATCGGCCAACTTCTGGAGCAGGGGCATGGGATGGTATGTGATGGCGATTGTGGATGTACTGGACTATTTACCAGCAGACCATCCACATAGATCTAAGCTGATAGAAATGGCCAATAGCATTGCGGTAGGCATAGCAGATTTCCAAGATCCAGCGACAGGAGCTTGGTACCAAGTGACCGATCAGGGGAGCCGTGAGGGCAATTACCTAGAGGCTTCCGGGACAGGAATGTTTGTGTATTTTCTATACAAAGGCGTTCGCAAAGGTTATTTGCCCAAAAGCTATATAGCAACTGCAAATAAGGGCTACGAAGGCTTGGTCAACGAGTTTTTTAAAGTAGATGAAGATGGCTCCGTGTCCGTTACCGATGTTTGCTCTGTAGCAGGACTGGGAGGTGATGGCAATCGCGACGGGAGTTTTGAGTACTATATTTCAGAGCTCGTCAAAGACAATGATCCCAAAGGGACTGCTCCGGCCATCATGGCCAGCATAGAACATGAAAGATCTTCAGAGGAAAATCAATAATTTAAGACATGCAATACCCAAAAATACTTATCGCCTTTGCGCCTTTGCAAATACCTTTTATCGGCCTTCTTACAGCCGTCTTGTTGGGCAGCTGCGCCACTACAGTGGAGGCACAGGGCCCTGCGATCTTAAAGAAAGAGAACTTTAAACACTATGCTGACTATTTTAGTCGCATGGAAGATGAAAATATCACCCAGGCCATTTCCAATGAAGATTCTTGGGCGTGGATGGAAGATAATATTCCACTTTTTGAGGCTCCCCAGAAAAATTTTGAAGAGATTTTTTATTTCCGATGGTGGTCACTGCGCAAGCATATCAAGGAAACACCTGTGGGCTATGCCATGACGGAGTTTTTGGTGGAGCGGTCTTATTCGGACAAATACAACCTGATCAGCTGTGCCCTGGGGCATCATATTTATGAATCCCGCTGGCTGCATGACCCTAAGTACCTGGACCAGATCGTCCACACTTGGTACCGGGGCAATGACGGCGAGCCAATGGAAAAGCTACATAGTTTCAGCAGTTGGACTGCGGATGCTTTGTATCACAGATATCTGGTGACCGGTGATGAGGAATACCTGCTGGACATGCTGCCGGATTTGCAGGAAGAGTACCAGTGGTGGGTGGACAACCGCCAGCGGGAAGACGGTCTTTTTTGGCAGATAGACGTGAAAGATGGCATGGAAGAATCCATCAGTGGTGGACGTCATGTCAAAAATGTGCGTCCCACGATTAACAGCTACATGTATGGCAATGCTAAGGCGATTGCAAAGATCGCTAGGCTAAAAGGAGACGACGTATTGGCCAAGGAGTATGATCAAAAGGCAGCGGAAATCAAGGAATTGGTGCAGGAGAATCTTTGGAACCAAGAAGATTTGTTTTTTGAGACGGTGAAAGAAGAAGGTGGCTTCGCCAATGTGCGGGAAGCCATCGGGTTTATTCCCTGGTACTTCAATCTCCCCGACGACAAAAATCCTTATCATGCTGCCTGGGATCAGGTAACGGATGAGGGTGGCTTTTTGGCGCCTTTTGGCTTGACCACTGCGGAATGTCGACATCCGGATTTCAGGACCCACGGCTGCTGTAATTGTGAATGGGATGGAGCTATTTGGCCGTTTGCCACCAGTCAGACTATGACAGGCATGGCGAATTTGCTGAACAACTACCATCAAGATATGGTGGGGAAATCCGATTATTTTACCCTGATGGAAAAGTATGTAGAATCCCAGTATTACCGTGGCCGACCCTACATCGGGGAATATTTGGACGAGAAAACAGGCTTTTGGCTGAAAGGCGACCAAGAGCGTAGCCGTTACTATAATCATTCTACTTTTAACGATTTGATCATCACCGGTTTGGTAGGGTTCAGACCAGGCCCCAATGGCCAGATGGAAGTAAACCCTCTGGTACCGGCAGATAAATGGGATTGGTTTTGCCTGGACAACATCGCCTATCAGGGGAATATCGTGACCATCTTCTGGGACAAAACAGGTGAAAAATATAATAAGGGCAAAGGCCTGCATGTGCTGGTGAACGGTGAAGAAGTAGGCAATGCGGAAGATTTGGAGCGAATCGTGGTGGAGTAGATTTTCTTTTGGAGCTTTTGCAAACGGTTGAAAGATCCCCTCTTTTAGGGGACCAGGACGTAAAAATGAACACAAAATGAAACGACTTATAGCTTCGGTATTATTTTTTTTCATGGTGATTTCGATGGTCAAGAGTTATCCTGATGGTGACATCGCTGTGGGAGCCTTGAAGGTGGAAATGCTGACTGATCCGGAAGGTATTGATGTGCGGTATCCGAAGTTGAGCTGGAAAATTTCGGCTGGTCAAAAGGAGACCTATCAGGAAGCCTATCAAGTGCTAGTGGCTTCTTCTCCGGAACTATTAAGCCCAGAGAAGGCTGATGTGTGGAATTCCGGAAGAGTCACCTCTGATGGGAGTATCCATGTCACCTATGATGGTGAAGCGCTGGGCAAGGATACCAAAGTCTATTGGAAAGTAAAAGTATGGACCAACCACGGTGAGAGCGATTGGAGTGAAACGGCCCATTGGTCTCTTGGTCTGCTCTATTATAAGGACTGGAGGGGCAGATGGATCGGTTTTGACAGGGCTTTTCCCTGGGAGGATATTTCGACCTTTCCGACCCTGGGAGCACGGTATTTTCGCCACGAGTTTGGAGTGGAGAAGGAAGTGAAACGAGCCACCGTTTATATCATGGGTTTGGGGCTATATGAGTTACACCTTAATGGCCAAAAAGTGGGAGATGCCGTTTTGGCTCCCACGCCAACTGATTACACCCAAAATGTAAAGTACAATGCTTACGATGTGACGACCATGCTTCGGGGAAGTACTGAGAATGCTGTGGGTGTCATGCTGGGCAATGGGCGTTATTTTACCATGCGCCAAAACTACAAACCTTATAAAATTAAGAATTTTGGCTTCCCAAAGCTCCTTTTCAATCTTGTCATCCACTATAAAGATGGTAGCAAGGAAGTGATTTCCACCAGTGACCAATGGAAGGGCACAGCAGATGGTCCTATTCGAAATAATAATGAATACGACGGGGAATACTATGATGCCAACAAGGAGTTTCCTGGTTGGGATAAAATAGGTTTTGACGATTCATCTTGGCTCCAGGCGGAGTATGTGCAGGAACCACGGGGAGATTTTGAGGCGCAGCTGAACGAAAACATGAAAGTGATGGAGGAAGTGAAACCTGTTTCACTGGAAAAAATTGACGGCGATCGGTATATCTTGGACATGGGCCAAAATATGGTGGGGTGGCTACAGATGACGGTTCAGGGAGAAAAAGGGGATACGGTGAAGCTAAAATTTGCAGAATCCCTCCAGGAGAATGGAGAGCTATTTATGACCAATCTCCGCGACGCTAAAGTCACGGATACTTATATCCTTAAGGACGCCAAAGAAGTCACTTGGGAACCACGCTTTACCTATCATGGCTTTCGGTTTGTGGAGATTTCTGGTTATCCTGACGAGCCCAAAATAGAAGACTTTGTGGGGAAGGTGGTGTACGATAATATCAAGACCGTTGGGCACTTTGAAACATCAGACCCTGTGCTGAACCAAATCTATCAAAACGCCTGGTGGGGCATTGCGGGCAATTATAAAGGCATGCCTGTGGACTGTCCACAGCGAAATGAACGACAGCCTTGGCTGGGAGACCGTGCTGTGGGTGCTCACGGTGAATTTTATATGTTTGACAATGCCCGTTTGTACCAAAAGTGGCTGGAAGATATCCGGCTTGCTCAGAAAGCAGACGGCAGTCTCCCCGACGTGGCACCGGCCTACTGGCGGTATTACAGTGATAATATGACCTGGCCAGGTACTTACCTGATGATCGCCGATATGCTGTACCAGCAGACGGGTGATAGTAGTGTAGTCCGGGAAAATTATCATGCCATGAAAAAGTGGCTCACTTATATGGCTGACCGCTATATGAACGAGGACTATATCGTGACCAAAGACAGTTACGGAGACTGGGTAGTACCACCGGCCAGTATCGAAGCCGGAACTGGCCAAAATGCCGATGTGAAGCGACCAAGTGCATTGATTTCTACCGCTTATTATTACTATTTTATGGAAATGATGAGCGACTTTGCAAGTATCCTTGGCAAGCAAGAAGATATCCCCGCCTATCAATCGATGAAAGTAAAAGTTCATGAAGGTTTCCAAAAGGAATTCTACCATGAAGAAGGCTTTTATGGAGCAAATAAAATGACCGATAACCTGCTGCCATTGGCTTTTGGCATGGTGCCGGAAGAGGATCGACAAAAGGTCTTTGGCCAAGTGGTAGAAACGATTGAGGTTAAAAACAGTGGGCACCTGAGCACTGGGTTAATCGGTACGCAGTGGTTGATGCGGACGCTTTCGGACTTTGGCAGGGCGGATTTGGCACTTAAACTGGCGACGAACACTACGTTTCCCAGCTGGGGATATATGATCGAAAATGGTGCGACCACCA from Echinicola soli encodes the following:
- a CDS encoding glycoside hydrolase family 95 protein, with product MRWTTFLLLVFFAHTTSLQAQDTPWKLWYDKPASNWNEALPLGNGRLGAMVFGAPAMERLQLNEETIWAGSPNSNAHSKAKEAIPYVQQLIFEGDYQAAQELADEKIMSQTNDGMPYETFGNVYISFPGHQDYEDYYRDLNLEEAISTVSYTVDGVQYRREVLSAFEDDVIMVKLTADQPGSITCNVQMTSPHDNAVARVREDQLTLSGVSQTHDHQRGGVKFQGRIKATNQGGELVIKDGLISVEGANEVTLYISIATNFKSYKDLSVEYEKKAGEILDAAYQKDFASIKSAHVDYYQQFYDRVAIDLGTTEAADHPTDQRIQQFSEVTDPHLAALYFQFARYLLISCSQPGGQPSNLQGIWNDMLFPPWESKYTVNINAEMNYWPAELTNLSEMHEPFLQMVREVSETGQETAKMMYGARGWVLHHNTDIWRITGPIDYAASGMWPSGGAWLSQHLWERYLYSGDEDFLKEAYPIMKGAAQFFLDVLIEEPEHGWLVVSPSSSPENSHVHGATIAAGVTMDNQLMFDLFSNLIRSSEILGQDEAFADTLKATRSRLAPMQVGQYGQLQEWMHDWDDPEDKHRHVSHLYGVFPSNQISPFRTPELFDAARTSLMFRGDPSTGWSMGWKVNLWARFLDGDHAYKLLQNQLSLVTPSSRGGGTYANMFDAHPPFQIDGNFGCAAGIAEMLMQSQEGAIHLLPALPGVWDEGSIEGLRARGGFEIVELTWKDNKVDKLVIKSTLGGNLRLRSANKLKAKGLAEASGENPNHFFALPKVQQPLVSEKATLNPVDLPDYYEYDLATEPGEVYTVSGR
- a CDS encoding glycoside hydrolase family 88/105 protein, whose protein sequence is MKKNIINYKLILGAAIVLFSCGGKKENSQEQAEAAPAMEEKWSVRLANSDIIRFEDWIVEDPYWGYHEGLVCKSMLDMWHYTGDDKYFNFVKGFGNNIIEGDGTIKTYKMEIYNIDNINSGKVLIPLYEKTGEERFRIALDTLIKQLEEHPRVSDGGFWHKKKYPHQVWLDGLYMAGPFLAAYGAAFDQPAYMDDATAQLIAAYEVLFNPEKHLLYHGWDESREQDWADKETGLSANFWSRGMGWYVMAIVDVLDYLPADHPHRSKLIEMANSIAVGIADFQDPATGAWYQVTDQGSREGNYLEASGTGMFVYFLYKGVRKGYLPKSYIATANKGYEGLVNEFFKVDEDGSVSVTDVCSVAGLGGDGNRDGSFEYYISELVKDNDPKGTAPAIMASIEHERSSEENQ
- a CDS encoding MGH1-like glycoside hydrolase domain-containing protein: MQYPKILIAFAPLQIPFIGLLTAVLLGSCATTVEAQGPAILKKENFKHYADYFSRMEDENITQAISNEDSWAWMEDNIPLFEAPQKNFEEIFYFRWWSLRKHIKETPVGYAMTEFLVERSYSDKYNLISCALGHHIYESRWLHDPKYLDQIVHTWYRGNDGEPMEKLHSFSSWTADALYHRYLVTGDEEYLLDMLPDLQEEYQWWVDNRQREDGLFWQIDVKDGMEESISGGRHVKNVRPTINSYMYGNAKAIAKIARLKGDDVLAKEYDQKAAEIKELVQENLWNQEDLFFETVKEEGGFANVREAIGFIPWYFNLPDDKNPYHAAWDQVTDEGGFLAPFGLTTAECRHPDFRTHGCCNCEWDGAIWPFATSQTMTGMANLLNNYHQDMVGKSDYFTLMEKYVESQYYRGRPYIGEYLDEKTGFWLKGDQERSRYYNHSTFNDLIITGLVGFRPGPNGQMEVNPLVPADKWDWFCLDNIAYQGNIVTIFWDKTGEKYNKGKGLHVLVNGEEVGNAEDLERIVVE
- a CDS encoding glycoside hydrolase family 78 protein, translating into MKRLIASVLFFFMVISMVKSYPDGDIAVGALKVEMLTDPEGIDVRYPKLSWKISAGQKETYQEAYQVLVASSPELLSPEKADVWNSGRVTSDGSIHVTYDGEALGKDTKVYWKVKVWTNHGESDWSETAHWSLGLLYYKDWRGRWIGFDRAFPWEDISTFPTLGARYFRHEFGVEKEVKRATVYIMGLGLYELHLNGQKVGDAVLAPTPTDYTQNVKYNAYDVTTMLRGSTENAVGVMLGNGRYFTMRQNYKPYKIKNFGFPKLLFNLVIHYKDGSKEVISTSDQWKGTADGPIRNNNEYDGEYYDANKEFPGWDKIGFDDSSWLQAEYVQEPRGDFEAQLNENMKVMEEVKPVSLEKIDGDRYILDMGQNMVGWLQMTVQGEKGDTVKLKFAESLQENGELFMTNLRDAKVTDTYILKDAKEVTWEPRFTYHGFRFVEISGYPDEPKIEDFVGKVVYDNIKTVGHFETSDPVLNQIYQNAWWGIAGNYKGMPVDCPQRNERQPWLGDRAVGAHGEFYMFDNARLYQKWLEDIRLAQKADGSLPDVAPAYWRYYSDNMTWPGTYLMIADMLYQQTGDSSVVRENYHAMKKWLTYMADRYMNEDYIVTKDSYGDWVVPPASIEAGTGQNADVKRPSALISTAYYYYFMEMMSDFASILGKQEDIPAYQSMKVKVHEGFQKEFYHEEGFYGANKMTDNLLPLAFGMVPEEDRQKVFGQVVETIEVKNSGHLSTGLIGTQWLMRTLSDFGRADLALKLATNTTFPSWGYMIENGATTIWELWHGNVAKASMNSQNHTMLLGDLTVWYYEYLAGIKAGENSPGFKSFVLDPVFVQELDFVKASFDSPYGMIGSYWERQGKQIVWKVKVPVNTTATVKLPARATGNVTLNGKALVTGETVVKLGSGEYEFVF